In Leishmania donovani BPK282A1 complete genome, chromosome 35, the following are encoded in one genomic region:
- a CDS encoding isopentenyl-diphosphate delta-isomerase, putative, translated as MRSRDCTVDREAAVQKRKKDHIDICLHKDVEPHKRRTSIWNKYTLPYKALPEVDLQKIDTSCEFMGKRISFPFFISSMTGGEAHGRVINENLAKACEAEKIPFGLGSMRIINRYASAVHTFNVKEFCPSVPMLANIGLVQLNYGFGPKEVNNLVDSVRADGLCIHLNHTQEVCQPEGDTNFEGLIEKLRQLLPLIKVPVLVKGVGHGIDYESMVAIKASGVKYVDVSGCGGTSWAWIEGRRQPYKVEEENIGYLFRDIGVPTDVCLRESAPLTVNGDLHLIAGGGIRNGMDVAKALMMGAEYATAAMPFLAAALESSEAVRAVIQRMRQELRVSMFTCGARNIGDLRRMKVIELGHL; from the coding sequence ATGCGCTCTCGTGATTGCACGGTTGaccgcgaggcggcggtgcagaagcGCAAGAAGGACCACATCGACATTTGCTTGCATAAGGACGTCGAGCCGCACAAGAGGCGCACCTCCATCTGGAACAAGTACACGCTACCCTACAAGGCACTTCCCGAAGTTGATCTGCAGAAAATCGACACGTCCTGCGAGTTTATGGGCAAGCGCATATCCTTTCCCTTCTTCATTTCCTCCATGACCGGCGGTGAGGCGCACGGCCGCGTCATCAACGAGAACCTGGCAAAGGCGTGCGAGGCCGAGAAGATCCCGTTCGGGCTTGGTAGCATGCGCATCATCAACCGCTATGCGTCGGCGGTGCACACCTTTAACGTGAAGGAGTTCTGTCCTTCGGTTCCGATGCTAGCCAATATCGGCCTGGTGCAGCTGAACTACGGTTTTGGCCCAAAGGAGGTAAACAACCTCGTGGACTCGGTGCGCGCCGACGGTCTGTGCATCCACCTGAACCATACGCAAGAAGTTTGCCAGCCGGAGGGCGACACAAACTTCGAGGGCCTGATTGAgaagctgcgccagctgttGCCGCTCATCAAGGTACCGGTACTCGTGAAAGGTGTCGGTCACGGCATTGATTACGAATCGATGGTGGCCATCAAGGCCAGCGGCGTCAAGTACGTGGACGTTTCAGGATGCGGCGGCACGTCATGGGCCTGGATCGAGGGTCGCCGGCAGCCATACAAggtggaggaagagaacATTGGTTACCTCTTTCGCGACATTGGTGTGCCTACCGATGTCTGCCTGCGTGAGAGCGCGCCGCTGACCGTCAACGGCGACCTCCACctcatcgccggcggcggtaTCCGCAACGGCATGGACGTCGCCAAGGCCCTCATGATGGGTGCCGAGTacgccacggcggcgatgccgttTCTTGCGGCTGCCCTGGAAAGCTCAGAGGCGGTCCGTGCAGTGATTCAGCGTATGCGCCAGGAGCTGCGTGTCTCCATGTTTACCTGCGGTGCCCGCAATATTGGGGACCTTCGGCGCATGAAGGTGATTGAGCTCGGTCACCTTTAG
- a CDS encoding p21 antigen protein — translation MSIIKEDDAVGCYMTVTLVDDTKVEGTIFTYNPKEGIIVLLSLRDDQTNMKLIRTPYIKEFSISHAEEGTHLPPALDSFNELPSMHAGRDKSIFKHASTQLKNAEANREKHFNSVTTDTPIATLDAYLKLLRLYPFIEWNSDEGVIQVSDTVIVVGDPDWRTPKAMLVDGAPEKDRPLVDRLQVALGNGKK, via the coding sequence ATGAGCATTATCAaggaggacgacgccgtGGGCTGCTACATGACGGTGACCCTCGTGGACGACACCAAGGTGGAGGGTACCATCTTCACCTACAATCCCAAGGAAGGCATCATAGTACTTCTGTCCCTCCGCGACGATCAGACGAACATGAAGCTGATCCGCACTCCATACATCAAAGAGTTCAGTATTTCACACGCTGAGGAGGGAACGCACCTGCCCCCGGCACTGGACTCCTTCAACGAGCTTCCGTCCATGCATGCCGGCCGCGACAAGTCCATCTTCAAGCACGCCAGCACGCAGCTCAAGAACGCCGAGGCGAACCGCGAAAAGCACTTCAACTCTGTCACGACCGACACACCGATTGCCACACTCGATGCGTACCTCAAGCTCCTGCGGCTATACCCCTTCATTGAGTGGAACAGCGACGAGGGTGTCATCCAGGTCTCGGATACCGTCATTGTCGTAGGGGACCCCGACTGGCGGACGCCCAAGGCGATGCTGGTAGACGGCGCCCCTGAGAAGGACAGACCGCTCGTAGACCGCCTGCAGGTTGCGCTCGGAAACGGCAAGAAGTGA
- a CDS encoding GTP-binding protein, putative yields MGLLERRKAIEEEIARTQKNKKTEYHVGRLKGQLARIKTEMMENAARAAGAKGGDGFDVRKSGDVRCALVGFPSVGKSSFLSRVTQTESEAAGYEFTTLTCIPGKLMHKGTEIQILDLPGIIEGAAEGKGRGRQVIATARTADMIILMLDAAKAEAQRSKIESELESVGIRLNQRFPNVTFKKKASCSMNVVSYSSTVPQTRGVSEQMVKEVLKDYGIFNADVALREDITVDQFIDVIEGNRKYMPCLYVYNKIDTITMEEMDRLSRLPHSVVLSLHWDLNVDEVIDEVWEHLNIIRIYTKKHGEHPDFGKPFIVKRDASVEHICKRIHKDIASRFKYALVWGTSAKHQPQRVGISHELEDEDVLQIMLRTANE; encoded by the coding sequence ATGGGTCTTCTGGAGCGCAGAAAGGCTatcgaggaggagatcgcGAGAACACAAAAGAACAAAAAGACGGAGTACCATGTCGGTCGTCTCAAAGGGCAGCTGGCGCGCATCAAGACAGAAATGATGGAGAACGCCGCTCGCGCGGCCGGCGCGAAGGGTGGGGACGGCTTCGACGTTCGCAAGAGCGGCGATGTGCGCTGCGCCCTGGTCGGGTTTCCGTCCGTCGGCAAGTCGTCCTTTCTTTCGCGTGTCACGCAGACAGAGAGTGAGGCGGCCGGCTACGAGTTCACCACGCTGACGTGCATTCCTGGAAAGCTGATGCACAAGGGGACAGAAATCCAAATCCTCGACCTGCCTGGCATTATTGAAGGTGCCGCAGAGGGTAAGGGCCGCGGTCGCCAGGTCatcgcgacggcgcgcactgCTGACATGATCATCCTCATGCTCGACGCTGCCAAGGCAGAGGCACAGCGCTCGAAGATCGAGAGCGAGCTTGAGTCCGTTGGTATCCGTCTGAATCAGCGCTTCCCCAACGTCACCTTCAAGAAGAAGGCATCGTGCAGCATGAATGTCGTAAGCTACAGCTCCACTGTGCCGCAAACAAGGGGCGTCTCCGAGCAGATGGTGAAGGAGGTTCTGAAGGACTATGGTATCTTTAACGCCGATGTGGCCCTGCGCGAAGACATCACTGTTGACCAGTTCATCGATGTAATAGAAGGAAACCGTAAGTACATGCCGTGCCTGTACGTGTACAATAAGATTGACACGATCACTATGGAGGAGATGGACCGCCTGAGTCGCCTGCCGCACTCTGtcgtgctgtcgctgcactGGGATCTCAACGTCGACGAGGTCATCGATGAGGTGTGGGAGCACCTCAACATCATTCGCATCTACACAAAGAAGCATGGTGAGCACCCTGACTTCGGCAAGCCATTCATCGTGAAGCGCGACGCAAGTGTGGAGCACATTTGCAAGCGGATTCACAAGGATATTGCGTCACGCTTCAAGTACGCCCTTGTGTGGGGCACGAGCGCGAAGCACCAGCCACAGCGCGTCGGCATTTCACATGAGCTAGAGGACGAGGATGTTCTTCAAATCATGCTAAGAACAGCCAATGAGTAG
- a CDS encoding glycosyl transferase, putative: MLTFAVLVLATLALLCHHRKRAYARNTVGFLHAAAGAGGGGERVLWVALDGLQHADAAKGVKRQYVVFTNEYKPEDRLSAESSDQHLLSLVEKQFSIRLLRPVRFIYLRPAVTRWLSGDAYPRLTLLLQTFWGGAALFYEVAIANAVTPIVLETVGVPFVYPLLRLLAGCTVISYTHYPIVSSAMTQRVRIGEVSHTNAPTVARNPMLRCAKVVYYEVFSLLYRCMGFFPNVVLTNSSWTQNHAQSIFWPRTCIRLYPPCDVAGFAAESQPPALRNNRIVSVGQFRPEKNHMLQLVAFHAAMPRLPMDAKLVMIGGVRNADDRKRVEQLHARAKELGIEKQVEVLMNATVAEVRAELGKCVIGLHTMRDEHFGIVLLEYLAAGCIPLGHRSGGVELDILNSPDLGFLAVTAEEYAAAMVEICEMRLRDPERYVQFQKRGSEHVKSFDDSSFRTRFVELVSEYVYAC, translated from the coding sequence ATGCTCACCTTTGCCGTCCTTGTGCTTGCTACGCTCGCCCTGCTTTGCCATCACCGAAAGCGTGCGTACGCTAGGAACACGGTCGGCTTCTtgcacgctgcagcaggggcaggtggtggtggcgaacGTGTGTTGTGGGTCGCCTTGGACGGACTGCAGCACGCCGATGCAGCCAAAGGCGTGAAGCGGCAGTATGTAGTATTTACGAACGAATACAAGCCAGAAGACAGGTTGTCGGCCGAGTCGTCCGATCAGCACCTCCTTTCCCTCGTCGAAAAACAGTTCAGCATCCGCCTTCTTCGGCCTGTGCGCTTTATCTACTTGCGCCCCGCCGTGACCCGGTGGCTGAGCGGCGACGCCTACCCACGTCTCACGTTGCTCTTGCAAACCTTCTGGGGCGGTGCGGCCCTCTTTTATGAGGTGGCGATCGCAAATGCGGTGACGCCGATCGTGTTGGAGACGGTTGGCGTGCCATTTGTTTATCCTCTGCTACGGCTTCTTGCTGGGTGCACGGTGATCTCCTACACGCATTACCCCAtcgtctcctccgccatgacgcagcgtgtgcgcatcgGGGAGGTGAGTCACACCAACGCACCGACCGTGGCACGGAATCCGATGCTGCGTTGCGCCAAGGTTGTCTATTACGAAGTTTTCTCGCTCCTGTATCGCTGCATGGGCTTTTTCCCTAATGTGGTTCTGACAAACTCGTCATGGACGCAGAACCACGCGCAATCTATTTTTTGGCCACGCACGTGCATTCGGCTGTACCCGCCGTGTGACGTTGCTGGCTTTGCCGCGGAGTCTCAGCCACCTGCGCTGCGCAACAACCGCATTGTCAGTGTCGGCCAGTTCCGACCAGAGAAGAACCACATGCTGCAGCTTGTAGCTTTTCATGCAGCaatgccgcggctgccgatGGATGCCAAGCTCGTCATGATCGGCGGCGTACGCAACGCGGATGACCGGAAACGTgttgagcagctgcacgcgcgcgcaaagGAACTCGGAATCGAAAAGCAGGTCGAGGTACTCATGAATGCGACAGTGGCGGAGGTGCGGGCTGAACTGGGAAAGTGCGTCATTGGGCTTCACACCATGCGTGACGAGCACTTCGGCATTGTGCTGCTGGAGTATCTCGCTGCTGGCTGCATCCCTCTTGGACACCGGAGCGGTGGTGTCGAACTTGACATTCTCAACTCTCCCGATTTGGGCTTTCTCGCCGTTACGGCGGAAGAGTACGCAGCCGCCATGGTCGAAATCTGTGAAATGCGGCTGCGCGATCCAGAGCGGTACGTTCAGTTCCAGAaacgcggcagcgagcaTGTCAAGTCATTCGACGACAGCAGCTTTCGAACCCGTTTTGTTGAACTGGTCAGCGAGTATGTCTACGCCTGCTAG
- a CDS encoding tRNA (guanine-N(7)-)-methyltransferase, putative — translation MASEEQPRWTRLPIRTRPHRNPLAENDDEHPECPAQFEKRFSEFYPGMANPVVEFVDVGCAFGGMLFSLAAVFPTTCMMGLEIRPKVVSFAQEKALALRQENAASLTQHYRNVWFEQMNVMKFGSNCFTKGQLSRLFFCYPDPHWKRKNIRRRIISPGLVQEYAYWLRHGGLVYTVSDVAELEEWMVRCLDDSPLFRRLAEAELRTPEHKQVLDIVTGASEDAQRTARKGLQKHFAVHMRI, via the coding sequence ATGGCCTCTGAAGAGCAGCCTCGATGGACGCGGCTACCGATCCGGACGCGTCCGCATCGGAACCCGCTCGCCGAGAATGACGACGAGCACCCGGAGTGCCCGGCACAGTTCGAGAAGCGCTTCTCGGAGTTCTACCCTGGTATGGCCAACCCAGTAGTTGAGTTCGTCGATGTCGGTTGCGCATTCGGGGGCATGCTCTTctcgctggcggcggtgttcCCCACAACGTGCATGATGGGGCTCGAGATTCGGCCTAAGGTGGTCAGTTTTGCACAGGAGAAGGcactggcgctgcgccaggaGAACGCGGCGTCCTTGACGCAGCACTATCGCAATGTCTGGTTCGAGCAAATGAATGTGATGAAGTTTGGGTCCAACTGCTTTACGAAAGGCCAGCTGTCTCGTCTGTTCTTCTGTTACCCGGACCCGCACTGGAAGCGCAAGAacatccgccgccgcatcatTTCACCGGGCTTGGTGCAAGAGTACGCGTACTGGCTGCGCCACGGTGGTCTAGTGTACACCGTCTCTGATGTAGCTGAGCTGGAAGAGTGGATGGTACGGTGTCTCGACGACTCGCCACTGTTTCGCCGTTTGGCGGAGGCCGAGCTCAGAACGCCCGAGCATAAACAGGTCCTCGATATTGTGACCGGTGCCAGCGAGGATGCACAGCGCACGGCGCGCAAGGGCCTGCAGAAACACTTCGCCGTTCACATGCGCATCTGA